The Variovorax sp. S12S4 genome includes the window GCTCGCGACCATCGGCTCGATGGAAGCGGCGCTGGTCACGATCAGCGCCACCTGGCCGCCCAGCAGGTCGGTGAGTGCCGGCGCCGCGCCGCGGTACGGCACATGCAGCAGGTTCACGCCGCCCGCCTGTGCGAGCAGGGCGCCCGTGAGGTGCGACACCGTGCCGTTGCCGGTCGATGCGTAGGTGAGCTGGCCGGGTTTGGCCTTGGCGTCGCGCAGCACGTCGGCCACGGTCTTGTAGGGGCTTTCGGTGCGCACGGCCAAGGTCATCGGCGTATCTCCGACCAGCGCCACGGGCGCGAGGTCGTGCACCGGGTCGTAGGGCAGCTTCGCCTGCAGATGGGGCGCGACGGTGATGGCGCCGCCGGTCGCCAGCAGCACCGTGGCGCCATCGGTCGCCTTCGCCACCGCGTCGGCCGCCAGGATGCCGCCCGCGCCCGCCTTGTTGTCGACGATGACGCTGCCGCCCAGCTTTTCGGTTAGCTTGGCGCCCAGGTAGCGGGCAATCACATCCTGCGCGCCGCCGGGGGCGAAGGGCACGACGATGCGCAGCGGCTTGTCGCTCGCCTGCTGCGCCCACAGCGGCGTGGCAGTGGCAAGGCAGGCCGCAAGCCCCAGTGCCAGGTGTTTCCAAAGCAGTTTCATGGCTTTTTCCGATCCGCGTCAGGTGGCAGGAAGTCCCGCATTTTTCGTGAAACACCGCGGAACCGGCTTTGCCGGGCCGCTGGTGTTGCCCCCGGTAGGGGTTGGCGAAGCGACACGAAGTGCGCGAAGACTGGGGGCGAGTCTAGTCCGGCGCGATAATCCGCCTTCCCCGGCCGCTCCGAGCCGGGCTCCTGCCGTACCGTCATGAACCCCAGCTACAAACCCAGCGACGTCGAGTCCGCTGCCCAGGCGCAATGGAGCGCCGCCGATGCCTACCGCGTCACCGAGGACGCGAGCCGCAAAAAGTATTACGCCTGCTCGATGCTGCCGTACCCCAGCGGCAAGCTGCACATGGGCCATGTGCGCAACTACACCATCAACGACATGCTCACGCGCTACCTGCGCATGAGCGGCTACAACGTGCTAATGCCCATGGGCTGGGACGCCTTCGGCCTGCCGGCCGAAAACGCGGCGCTGAAGAACGGCGTGCCGCCGGCCAAGTGGACGTACGAGAACATCGACTACATGCGCGGCCAGCTCCAGGCCATGGGCCTGGCCATCGACTGGAGCCGCGAGATCGCCACCTGCGACCCGAGCTACTACAAGTGGAACCAGTGGTTGTTCTTGAAGATGCTCGAAAAGGGCATTGCCTACCGCAAGACCCAGGTCGTCAACTGGGACCCGGTCGACCAGACCGTGCTGGCCAACGAGCAGGTGATCGACGGCAAGGGCTGGCGCACCGGCGCCACGGTCGAGCGCCGCGAGATCCCGGGCTACTACCTGAAGATCAGCGACTACGCCGAAGAGCTGCTCGAGCACACCCAGCACAAGCTGCCGGGCTGGCCCGAACGGGTCAAGCTGATGCAGGAGAACTGGATCGGCAAGAGCGAGGGCGTGCGCTTCGCCTTCACGCACGACATCAAGGACGCGAGCGGCCAGT containing:
- a CDS encoding Bug family tripartite tricarboxylate transporter substrate binding protein, giving the protein MKLLWKHLALGLAACLATATPLWAQQASDKPLRIVVPFAPGGAQDVIARYLGAKLTEKLGGSVIVDNKAGAGGILAADAVAKATDGATVLLATGGAITVAPHLQAKLPYDPVHDLAPVALVGDTPMTLAVRTESPYKTVADVLRDAKAKPGQLTYASTGNGTVSHLTGALLAQAGGVNLLHVPYRGAAPALTDLLGGQVALIVTSAASIEPMVASGKARVLGTFSRAALPSLGTPPTVAEAAGLAGMEVPVWVGVMAPARMPAASLEKLSAALVEVCNLPETKQRFAQLGAVNTCGGGAALGKVISEDSQRWAKVIKQGGIKID